The genomic region ACGCTAATCAATTTGCCATCCCTTAGAAGTCCGAAGAATCCAGGATACAGAGAGACGGTCCGCTCAACTCTGCAACTAGTTGAAACGCTTGTCGGAACAGTCTGGATGATTATAATACAAATGATGAATGAACCTACATGTTAGTTATACACTAGATAACAACTGTTGTAAAAAAAAGGGtagccaaaaaaaaaaaaaaattacgAATCATGGGCAGTTGATAAGGCACGATAAATGGAAGTACCTAATCTTGGAATTTAGCTCTCCTAGATAGCTTTCAGAAACTGTATGATATATTCGGAAAAATATAGTGTTCGATTTAACTTTGTAGTGGAGTTAAAATGCGAGGGAAAATCGTAAGTcaaaccaaaagaattaagGGAAAGACGAGTATGCTAAAGTCCATTCAATGGACAAATGAAAGTTTGAGCCGGAGAAGCAATAAGAAAATTAGAGATTAACTAATTAATTTAACTCTTAACTCTAACACTCTATTTCAACTGTGTTGTAGGTCTCTTAGCCTGGTAATCCTTGATGGCAGCCTTGATGGCATCTTCAGCCAACATAGAACAATGCAATTTAACCGGAGGTAAACTCAATTCTCTGGCGATTTCTGTATTTTTAATCTTTGCTGCATCTTCCAAGGTTTTCCCACGGACCAATTCGGTCATgtatgaagaagaagcgaTGGCAGACCCGCACCCGAACGTCTTGAACTTAACGTTTTCTATCACTCCTGTTTCGTCGTTAACTTGGATTTGCAATTTCATCACATCACCACAAGCTGGGGCACCGACAAGACCCGTTCCAACATTTGGCAAATTCTTGTCTAGAGACCCAACATTTCTTGGGTTTGTATAATGATCAATGACCTTTGGATGGTAAAATCTAGCAGAGGCCATGGAAGGACTAGAGCCGACGGTAGGAGCAGTTGCTCTAGCAGCTGCTACACCGATTATTCTAGTTCCGCCTCCACCGCCGTGCATTAGTGCACTTCCCATCCTCTGTACTGCAAACATTTGTCCTCTAAACATTTTTAATTATGTGTATGTGTTTTGAATGTTGATCTGTTATCCTGAACTACTAAACCTTGATTCAATATCTGGATTATTGAAGATCTTCGCTCTTGCTATAAAATTACAGTGATGCATATTATATACACAATAAATGActcttatatatatataataaaactCTTAAAAATCCAAAATTCCAGGCGTCGAAGTTTAAATTT from Kluyveromyces lactis strain NRRL Y-1140 chromosome D complete sequence harbors:
- the ISU2 gene encoding putative iron-binding protein ISU2 (similar to uniprot|Q03020 Saccharomyces cerevisiae YPL135W ISU1 Conserved protein of the mitochondrial matrix) → MFRGQMFAVQRMGSALMHGGGGGTRIIGVAAARATAPTVGSSPSMASARFYHPKVIDHYTNPRNVGSLDKNLPNVGTGLVGAPACGDVMKLQIQVNDETGVIENVKFKTFGCGSAIASSSYMTELVRGKTLEDAAKIKNTEIARELSLPPVKLHCSMLAEDAIKAAIKDYQAKRPTTQLK